One Brachyspira pilosicoli P43/6/78 genomic window carries:
- a CDS encoding ABC transporter substrate-binding protein, with the protein MKYNNKFFFLIIFTILISCSNNNQEEISEIDRGGALIDKIIYEVRTDMTIAIKDVADGRADLMASGIDGSTYLSLSESDLEKLDTYAVPSGSWSLLFNPVPNKAPYTVTTRDGKTHFNPLAIKEVRFAMNFLIDRKKLVDEILRGAGEPSFTQATPGQPGTYRYNLIPSKMGMTANGNEEKAINDINKAMEKAANLPENRGKLKKENGWWKYNGEVVTIKFVIRVDDPTGRLPAGNAISDLIEKTGIKVEKLLYDRNKSTQVVYGSNPKDYEWNIITEAWGAGATRAWWDVTLRQMYVREGNYMPGGNIAEFWNYDNKEASKISDKNSNGWFLTADEYWNGNMRLQEIGLEDAVRIYLNSQTQFFVANKERFNRRMLYGVGDGVNDWSIRSADIKPNRNGEKVLRVLQHSAQGSLFISPWDPVGVGGFSDAYSAIMIGPCSDAGATFESPSTAKTEFILGEADTNSLEIGVTAGDNGIPVGTVKVPNNAKMYNPYTQKWEEGLTTKVENGEIIYKKADNLTAYVKCDFKPKSFKWHHGIDSSLVDLMYGSVFIANIITKTNENDKYYDSAMAGRYTSAMDNAVGSVINEDGSFTLYGNYYWPMDMNRQIAIAAVGPKIGNPNRNTVIPFEINEAIMKMVLEGSKSGNVYTISQDQSLTAIDVKNPICVSDIKEKLIEMRDSEYIPLGIEDFITKEEAVKRYQAAIDFIDKYGHAYISNGPFFISRIDSKANYIELTAFKDYAYTAEYWIEKLSTKMSRIEDIEMPAIVNKNNDMSIDIYVSSYNYPNNALEMPDPNTKVKVLLQLQNGGEREYNAVLEDDVFKLTIAKEELMALPKGNYIVVIESYIADETPYIETRNFILQ; encoded by the coding sequence ATGAAATATAATAATAAATTCTTTTTTTTAATAATATTCACTATATTAATTTCATGTTCTAATAATAATCAAGAAGAAATAAGCGAGATAGATAGAGGCGGGGCATTAATAGATAAGATAATATATGAAGTGAGAACCGATATGACAATAGCTATTAAAGATGTGGCAGATGGACGTGCTGATTTAATGGCTAGCGGAATAGATGGAAGCACATATTTATCATTAAGTGAAAGTGATTTGGAGAAACTTGATACTTATGCTGTGCCTTCTGGTTCTTGGTCTTTGCTTTTTAATCCTGTTCCAAATAAAGCTCCTTATACTGTTACTACAAGAGACGGCAAAACTCATTTTAATCCTTTAGCTATAAAAGAAGTAAGATTTGCAATGAATTTTTTGATAGACAGAAAAAAGCTTGTTGATGAAATTTTAAGAGGGGCAGGGGAGCCTTCATTTACTCAGGCAACACCAGGTCAGCCAGGCACTTATAGATATAATCTCATTCCTTCAAAAATGGGTATGACAGCAAACGGCAATGAAGAAAAAGCAATTAATGATATAAATAAAGCTATGGAAAAAGCTGCTAATCTTCCAGAAAACAGAGGAAAGCTAAAAAAAGAAAATGGCTGGTGGAAATATAATGGTGAAGTAGTAACTATTAAATTTGTTATAAGAGTAGATGACCCAACAGGAAGACTTCCTGCAGGCAATGCAATATCTGATTTAATAGAAAAGACAGGCATAAAAGTAGAAAAACTATTATACGACAGAAACAAATCCACCCAAGTTGTGTATGGTTCAAACCCAAAAGATTATGAATGGAATATTATAACCGAAGCTTGGGGGGCAGGAGCAACAAGAGCTTGGTGGGACGTTACGCTTAGGCAAATGTATGTAAGAGAAGGAAACTATATGCCTGGCGGAAACATTGCAGAGTTTTGGAATTATGACAACAAAGAAGCTTCTAAAATAAGCGATAAAAATTCAAACGGCTGGTTTTTAACTGCTGATGAATATTGGAATGGTAATATGCGTTTGCAAGAGATTGGGCTTGAAGATGCTGTGCGAATATATTTAAACTCTCAAACACAGTTTTTTGTAGCAAACAAAGAAAGATTTAACAGAAGAATGCTTTACGGTGTTGGCGATGGTGTTAATGATTGGTCTATAAGAAGTGCCGACATAAAGCCAAATAGAAACGGTGAAAAAGTATTAAGAGTCCTTCAGCATTCTGCACAAGGTTCATTATTTATAAGCCCATGGGACCCTGTAGGTGTAGGAGGATTTTCTGATGCATATTCTGCTATAATGATAGGCCCTTGTTCTGATGCGGGTGCTACATTTGAATCGCCTTCCACCGCAAAGACAGAGTTTATACTTGGCGAGGCTGATACTAATAGTTTGGAGATAGGTGTAACTGCAGGAGATAATGGCATACCAGTAGGCACTGTAAAAGTTCCTAATAATGCTAAAATGTATAACCCTTATACTCAAAAATGGGAAGAAGGTTTAACTACAAAAGTTGAAAATGGTGAGATAATTTATAAAAAAGCTGATAATCTTACTGCTTATGTAAAATGTGATTTTAAGCCTAAAAGTTTTAAATGGCATCATGGCATAGATTCGTCTTTAGTTGATTTGATGTATGGAAGCGTGTTTATTGCAAATATAATAACAAAGACAAATGAAAATGATAAGTATTATGATTCTGCTATGGCTGGAAGATATACTTCTGCTATGGATAATGCCGTTGGAAGTGTAATAAATGAAGATGGAAGTTTTACACTTTATGGTAACTATTATTGGCCAATGGATATGAATAGGCAAATTGCTATTGCTGCCGTTGGACCAAAAATAGGTAACCCTAATAGAAACACAGTCATTCCTTTTGAGATAAATGAAGCTATAATGAAAATGGTTCTTGAGGGTTCTAAATCTGGTAATGTTTATACTATTTCACAAGACCAATCATTGACTGCTATAGATGTAAAAAATCCTATATGCGTGTCTGATATAAAAGAAAAATTAATTGAGATGAGAGACAGCGAATATATACCTCTTGGAATAGAAGATTTTATTACAAAAGAAGAGGCTGTTAAAAGATATCAGGCTGCTATTGACTTTATAGATAAATATGGACATGCTTATATATCAAACGGACCTTTCTTTATTTCAAGAATAGATTCAAAGGCTAATTATATAGAATTAACTGCTTTTAAGGATTATGCTTACACTGCTGAATATTGGATAGAAAAATTATCAACAAAAATGAGCAGAATAGAAGATATTGAAATGCCTGCAATAGTAAATAAAAACAATGATATGAGTATAGATATTTATGTTTCATCATATAATTATCCTAATAATGCTTTAGAGATGCCAGACCCTAATACAAAAGTAAAAGTGCTTCTTCAATTACAAAATGGAGGAGAAAGAGAGTATAATGCAGTTTTAGAAGATGATGTGTTTAAGCTCACTATAGCAAAAGAGGAATTAATGGCTCTTCCAAAAGGAAATTATATTGTTGTAATAGAGTCCTATATTGCCGATGAAACGCCTTATATAGAAACAAGAAACTTTATATTACAATAA
- a CDS encoding CTP synthase translates to MDTKYIFVTGGVVSGLGKGITAASLGRLLKARGLSVTIQKLDPYINLDPGTMSPFQHGEVFVTDDGAETDLDIGHYERFIDENLNKYSNVTTGKIYQHVINMEREGKYLGETVQVIPHITNEIKRRIYRENDTKKTDIVITEIGGTIGDIESLPYIEAIRQVKTELGQDNVLYIHVTLIPFISSSEEIKTKPTQHSVKELMQSGIIPDILVCRTNKHLEESHKSKIALFCNLPKQNVFENFDEPNIYAVPLMLEAQGLSDVVCKHFKLETAKIDLSHWTELVAKQKNIAIQNEKVTIAVVGKYISMKDAYISLIEALNHGGIYNDINVDIKWINAEELEHKDDISEYFKDVNGLIIPGGFGERGLEGKMKAIKYARENKMPYFGICLGMQLMSIEYARNVLKLEDANTIEVNENCKNPIITMMEEQKKIMLKGGTMRLGAFECNIKEGSLAHKLYNSTTISERHRHRYEFNNKYIDKMEKAGFMITGKTKDADLVEIAEVKDHPFMIGVQFHPELKSRITNPHPIFVGFIDAAKKFKNK, encoded by the coding sequence ATGGATACTAAATACATATTTGTAACAGGCGGAGTTGTATCTGGACTTGGTAAAGGTATAACAGCTGCTTCACTTGGAAGACTATTAAAGGCTCGCGGTTTAAGTGTAACTATACAAAAATTAGACCCTTATATCAATCTTGACCCGGGTACTATGAGTCCTTTTCAGCATGGTGAAGTTTTTGTTACTGATGACGGAGCTGAAACAGATTTGGATATTGGGCATTATGAAAGATTTATTGATGAAAATTTAAATAAATACAGCAATGTTACTACTGGTAAAATATATCAGCATGTTATAAATATGGAAAGAGAAGGTAAATATCTTGGAGAAACTGTTCAGGTTATACCTCATATTACAAATGAAATAAAAAGAAGAATATACAGAGAAAATGATACTAAAAAAACTGATATAGTAATCACAGAAATAGGCGGAACTATTGGAGATATAGAATCATTGCCGTATATTGAAGCTATAAGACAAGTAAAAACAGAATTAGGACAGGATAATGTTTTATATATACATGTTACGTTAATACCTTTTATAAGTTCATCTGAAGAGATAAAAACAAAACCAACTCAGCATAGTGTAAAAGAACTTATGCAAAGCGGTATTATACCTGATATATTAGTATGCAGAACAAATAAACATTTAGAAGAATCTCATAAATCTAAAATAGCATTATTCTGTAATTTGCCTAAACAAAATGTATTTGAGAATTTTGATGAACCTAATATATATGCAGTACCACTAATGCTTGAGGCACAAGGACTTTCTGATGTGGTATGCAAACATTTCAAATTGGAAACAGCTAAAATAGATTTATCTCATTGGACAGAATTGGTAGCTAAACAAAAAAATATAGCTATACAAAATGAAAAAGTTACTATTGCTGTTGTTGGAAAATACATATCTATGAAAGATGCTTATATATCATTAATAGAGGCATTAAATCATGGCGGAATATATAATGATATTAATGTTGATATAAAATGGATAAATGCTGAAGAATTAGAACACAAAGATGATATATCTGAATATTTCAAAGATGTTAATGGACTTATTATACCTGGCGGATTTGGTGAGAGAGGACTTGAAGGTAAAATGAAGGCAATAAAATATGCTAGAGAAAATAAAATGCCTTATTTTGGAATATGTTTGGGTATGCAGCTTATGAGTATAGAATATGCAAGAAATGTATTAAAGCTTGAAGATGCAAATACTATAGAAGTGAATGAAAATTGCAAAAATCCAATAATCACTATGATGGAAGAACAAAAAAAGATTATGCTTAAAGGCGGTACTATGAGACTTGGTGCTTTTGAGTGTAATATAAAAGAAGGTTCTTTAGCTCATAAACTTTATAATTCTACAACAATAAGTGAAAGACATAGACATAGATATGAGTTTAATAATAAATATATAGATAAAATGGAAAAAGCAGGATTTATGATTACAGGTAAAACAAAAGATGCTGATTTAGTTGAAATAGCGGAAGTAAAAGACCATCCATTTATGATAGGAGTTCAGTTTCACCCAGAATTAAAATCAAGAATAACAAATCCACACCCTATATTTGTTGGCTTTATTGACGCTGCTAAAAAATTTAAAAATAAGTGA
- a CDS encoding prephenate dehydrogenase — protein MINIAVIGLGLMGGSLVKALNGYNVWALDTNKEAVDNALKDKYIQKGSYDYSNIEEMFSWAHIIMICTLPSIALDIINKYSSFITDDKILSDFCGVKTDIFNAAKTKKYVSLHTMAGKEKGGYNNSSESLFKNSNAIIIANDNANKEDIKKIEDLALNIGCKNIIVSTEKEHDKMIAFTSQLMHIIACSIVNHKDFLASLGFEGNSLGDHTRVGTIDANMWSELFARNSEYLSLSLGEYIKRLEDFQNALQSKDREKLRELMLSSNSIKEKWNNFKSK, from the coding sequence ATGATTAATATTGCTGTTATTGGTTTGGGTTTAATGGGGGGCTCTTTAGTTAAGGCTTTAAATGGTTATAATGTATGGGCTTTGGATACTAATAAAGAAGCAGTAGATAATGCTTTGAAAGATAAATATATACAAAAAGGAAGTTATGATTATTCAAATATAGAAGAGATGTTTTCTTGGGCTCATATTATTATGATATGTACTTTGCCTTCTATAGCTTTGGATATAATAAACAAATATTCTTCATTTATAACAGATGATAAAATACTATCAGATTTCTGCGGGGTTAAGACTGATATATTTAATGCTGCAAAAACAAAAAAGTATGTATCACTTCACACTATGGCGGGTAAAGAGAAAGGCGGCTATAACAACTCAAGCGAATCATTATTTAAAAACTCTAATGCAATAATAATAGCTAATGACAATGCTAATAAAGAAGACATAAAAAAAATAGAAGATTTGGCTTTAAATATAGGCTGTAAAAATATAATTGTATCAACAGAAAAAGAACATGATAAAATGATAGCATTCACTAGTCAGCTTATGCATATAATAGCTTGTTCTATAGTTAATCATAAAGATTTTTTAGCTTCACTTGGTTTTGAAGGAAATAGTTTGGGGGATCATACAAGAGTAGGTACAATAGATGCTAATATGTGGAGTGAACTTTTTGCAAGAAATTCAGAGTATTTATCTTTATCTTTAGGTGAATATATAAAAAGATTAGAAGATTTTCAAAATGCATTGCAAAGTAAAGACAGAGAAAAACTTAGAGAATTAATGCTAAGTTCTAATAGCATAAAAGAGAAATGGAATAATTTTAAAAGCAAATAA
- a CDS encoding NYN domain-containing protein, with product MKRIGIYIDLENIAHLKFNVNFKLILEDIIKFYRSNLKDKDIYYSIKKAYGDNKSIKLYEKELRDLHIDIIHSVHINKAKNMSDMISSIDAFEDFVFNKNIDIIVFVSRDVDYTIVMERLKRHGAIAAIVTTITNANRDIFQNVSNKIFKIEKYKAKENDKTNQLDEYSLEYLKFFYNRVIEVYNNTENKKFSISDICNKVNMDFKLERGRECYKKRL from the coding sequence ATGAAAAGAATAGGTATTTATATAGATTTAGAAAATATTGCTCATTTAAAATTTAATGTTAATTTTAAATTGATTCTTGAAGATATAATAAAGTTTTATAGAAGCAATTTAAAAGATAAAGATATTTACTATTCAATAAAAAAAGCCTATGGAGATAATAAATCTATAAAGCTATACGAAAAAGAACTTAGAGATTTGCATATAGATATAATTCATTCTGTGCATATAAATAAAGCAAAAAATATGTCTGATATGATTTCTTCTATAGATGCTTTTGAAGATTTTGTTTTTAATAAGAACATAGATATAATAGTATTTGTAAGCAGAGATGTTGATTATACTATTGTGATGGAGAGATTAAAAAGGCATGGTGCTATAGCTGCTATAGTTACAACTATTACTAATGCTAATAGAGATATTTTTCAAAATGTTTCTAATAAGATTTTTAAGATAGAGAAATATAAAGCTAAAGAAAATGATAAAACTAATCAATTAGATGAATATAGTTTAGAGTATTTAAAGTTTTTTTATAACAGGGTTATTGAAGTTTATAATAATACAGAAAATAAGAAATTTTCTATATCTGATATATGCAATAAAGTAAATATGGATTTTAAATTAGAGCGAGGGAGAGAGTGCTATAAGAAAAGACTTTAA
- a CDS encoding flavin reductase: MNTFALTKLSYGMYILTTMDGDKPVGCTINTSTQITSTPTTIMISVNKNNYTNECIKKSGKFALSVLSEKSDPALIGGFGFRSSRDANKFENVNYEMKEGLPVIKDTNAYFVCKVVNSFDVFTHTLFIGELVDADIFDNNTNSMTYSYYHTVIKGKTPPNASTANAYENKEEKKEEAEKPKAVYRCKTCGFEYKGSVPFEELPSDWKCPICGEPKSNFEKVE, translated from the coding sequence ATGAATACATTTGCATTAACAAAACTATCTTATGGAATGTATATTTTAACTACAATGGACGGTGATAAGCCAGTAGGCTGTACTATAAACACCTCTACACAAATAACATCAACTCCAACTACAATTATGATTAGTGTAAACAAAAATAATTATACCAATGAATGCATTAAAAAAAGCGGTAAATTTGCTTTATCAGTTCTTTCAGAAAAAAGCGACCCTGCTTTAATAGGCGGATTTGGTTTTAGAAGTTCAAGAGATGCTAATAAATTTGAAAATGTTAATTATGAGATGAAAGAAGGTTTGCCTGTTATAAAAGATACTAATGCTTATTTTGTATGTAAAGTTGTAAATAGTTTCGATGTATTTACTCATACTTTATTTATAGGTGAATTGGTAGATGCTGACATATTTGATAATAATACTAACTCTATGACTTATTCTTATTATCATACAGTAATAAAAGGAAAAACTCCTCCTAACGCTTCTACTGCAAATGCATACGAAAACAAAGAAGAAAAAAAAGAAGAAGCAGAAAAACCTAAAGCAGTTTATAGATGTAAAACTTGCGGATTTGAATATAAAGGAAGTGTTCCATTTGAAGAGCTTCCTAGCGATTGGAAATGCCCTATATGCGGAGAGCCTAAAAGCAATTTTGAAAAGGTAGAATAA